One genomic region from Leifsonia sp. Root1293 encodes:
- the purN gene encoding phosphoribosylglycinamide formyltransferase, whose translation MLSLVVLISGGGSNLRALLEASQDAEFPARVVAIGADRDATGLALGEEYGIPTFTVAYPVYPDRETWGDALLEQIRAWGPDLVVLSGMMRLLPPRVVAALSPNLINTHPAFLPEFPGAHGVRDALAAGATQTGASLIVVDNSVDGGPIIAQERVPILAGDTESSLHDRIKPVERRLLIEAVLDIANGHVDLKELSRS comes from the coding sequence GTGCTGTCGCTCGTCGTTCTGATCTCCGGAGGGGGGTCGAACCTCCGCGCCCTGCTCGAGGCATCGCAGGATGCCGAGTTCCCCGCACGCGTGGTGGCGATCGGTGCCGACCGTGACGCCACCGGTCTCGCGCTGGGGGAGGAGTACGGCATCCCGACCTTCACAGTGGCCTACCCCGTCTACCCCGATCGGGAGACCTGGGGCGATGCGCTGCTCGAGCAGATCCGGGCGTGGGGCCCCGACCTCGTCGTGCTGAGCGGCATGATGCGCCTGCTGCCTCCGCGCGTCGTCGCAGCACTCTCGCCGAACCTCATCAACACCCACCCCGCGTTCCTCCCGGAGTTCCCCGGAGCCCACGGAGTGCGGGACGCGCTGGCCGCCGGTGCGACCCAGACCGGCGCCAGCCTCATCGTCGTCGACAACAGCGTCGACGGCGGCCCCATCATCGCGCAGGAGCGCGTGCCGATCCTCGCGGGCGACACCGAGTCGTCTCTGCACGATCGCATCAAGCCCGTCGAGCGCCGCCTCCTCATCGAGGCCGTACTCGACATCGCCAACGGACACGTCGATTTGAAGGAACTCTCCCGATCATGA
- a CDS encoding cell division protein PerM: MNRITTALIAALEALVVVAVGIGIPLVPLTILWATTLRMASDWVPFWRGSVDLWLLGHGVDLTVRLPEAVAATTGLPGAAEPFSISIALLGFAVITVLSGVRVGRRAVISGDRMLGVVVAAGTFALLTALLAASAATSVATPAPVQAFVLPTLVYVGAMLAGSEWESQRGPVGRRDATAVWSRAAIMQWPSILRTGIGAALRGALLAVAGIIGAASVVVAVMLVTHYATVTALYESLQAGILGGVAITLLQLALLPNLVIWSAAWLIGPGFLIGTGTSVAPGGTVLGAVPGLPVFGALPQGEPAIGVLGLLVPLALGALAGWLASRRMPAAATRLELAAVGAGIGVLAGLALGILAWWSGGAIGPGRLSSVGPDPWSVGLIAAAEIAVPAVLVLVVTGWRRSSGGRVDSESRLDVAERE, encoded by the coding sequence ATGAACCGCATAACCACCGCACTGATCGCCGCTCTCGAGGCGCTCGTCGTCGTCGCCGTCGGCATCGGGATCCCGCTGGTGCCCCTCACCATCCTGTGGGCGACGACCCTGCGCATGGCGTCGGACTGGGTGCCGTTCTGGCGGGGGTCGGTCGATCTGTGGCTGCTCGGGCACGGGGTCGATCTCACGGTCAGGCTGCCGGAGGCCGTGGCCGCGACCACAGGGCTTCCCGGCGCAGCCGAGCCGTTCTCGATCTCCATCGCCCTGCTCGGGTTCGCCGTGATCACGGTGCTGAGCGGCGTGCGCGTCGGTCGGCGCGCAGTCATCAGCGGCGACAGGATGCTCGGAGTGGTGGTCGCCGCCGGAACTTTCGCCCTGCTCACAGCTCTCCTCGCGGCCAGCGCCGCCACGTCCGTAGCGACGCCAGCGCCCGTGCAGGCCTTCGTGCTCCCGACACTGGTCTACGTGGGCGCGATGCTGGCGGGATCGGAGTGGGAGTCGCAGCGTGGCCCCGTCGGTCGGCGCGATGCCACGGCCGTCTGGTCGCGGGCGGCGATCATGCAGTGGCCGTCGATTCTCCGTACCGGCATCGGCGCAGCGCTCAGGGGTGCGCTGCTCGCCGTGGCCGGCATCATCGGTGCCGCCTCCGTCGTCGTGGCGGTCATGCTCGTGACCCACTACGCCACGGTCACCGCCCTGTACGAGAGCCTGCAGGCTGGCATCCTCGGCGGCGTCGCGATCACCCTGCTCCAGCTGGCGCTGCTGCCCAACCTGGTCATCTGGAGCGCGGCCTGGCTCATCGGACCCGGCTTCCTGATCGGCACGGGAACGAGCGTCGCGCCGGGTGGGACCGTGCTCGGAGCCGTACCCGGGCTCCCCGTGTTCGGCGCCCTCCCCCAGGGCGAGCCAGCGATCGGCGTGCTCGGTCTGCTCGTGCCCCTCGCCCTCGGAGCCCTGGCGGGGTGGCTCGCCAGCCGCCGGATGCCCGCCGCGGCGACGAGGCTCGAGCTGGCCGCCGTCGGCGCAGGCATCGGCGTCCTGGCCGGACTCGCGCTCGGGATCCTCGCGTGGTGGTCGGGGGGAGCCATCGGCCCCGGGCGGCTCTCCAGCGTCGGCCCCGATCCGTGGTCCGTGGGCCTCATCGCCGCAGCTGAGATCGCCGTTCCCGCCGTGCTCGTCCTCGTCGTGACGGGCTGGCGGCGCTCCTCAGGCGGCCGGGTCGACTCCGAGTCGCGGCTCGATGTCGCCGAGCGGGAGTGA
- the sucD gene encoding succinate--CoA ligase subunit alpha has translation MSIFLNKDSKVIVQGITGGEGTKHTALMLKAGTQVVGGVNARKAGTTVTHGDVELPVFGTVAEAVATTGADVSIAFVPPAFTKDAVIEAIDAEIPLLVIITEGVPVQDSAEFWAYAQEKGNKTRIIGPNCPGIITPGESLVGITPATITGKGPIGLVSKSGTLTYQMMYELRDLGFSTAIGIGGDPIIGTTHIDALAAFEADPETKAIVMIGEIGGDAEERAADFIKANVTKPVVGYVAGFTAPEGKTMGHAGAIVSGSAGTAQAKQEALEAAGVKVGKTPSETARLMREVLAAL, from the coding sequence ATGTCGATCTTCCTCAACAAGGACTCCAAGGTCATCGTCCAGGGCATCACCGGCGGCGAGGGCACCAAGCACACTGCCCTCATGCTGAAGGCCGGAACCCAGGTCGTCGGCGGCGTCAACGCCCGCAAGGCCGGCACCACGGTCACCCACGGCGACGTGGAGCTGCCGGTGTTCGGAACCGTCGCCGAGGCTGTCGCCACCACGGGCGCCGATGTCTCGATCGCGTTCGTTCCGCCGGCCTTCACCAAGGACGCCGTGATCGAGGCCATCGATGCCGAGATCCCCCTGCTCGTCATCATCACCGAGGGTGTTCCCGTCCAGGACTCGGCCGAGTTCTGGGCCTACGCGCAGGAGAAGGGCAACAAGACCCGCATCATCGGCCCGAACTGCCCCGGCATCATCACGCCCGGTGAGTCGCTCGTCGGCATCACGCCAGCCACGATCACCGGCAAGGGCCCCATCGGCCTGGTGTCGAAGTCCGGCACCCTGACGTACCAGATGATGTACGAGCTGCGCGACCTCGGCTTCTCGACCGCCATCGGCATCGGCGGTGACCCCATCATCGGAACGACGCACATCGACGCCCTCGCGGCGTTCGAGGCCGACCCCGAGACCAAGGCCATCGTGATGATCGGCGAGATCGGCGGCGACGCCGAGGAGCGCGCGGCCGACTTCATCAAGGCCAACGTCACGAAGCCCGTCGTGGGCTACGTCGCCGGCTTCACGGCTCCCGAGGGCAAGACCATGGGCCACGCAGGCGCCATCGTGTCGGGCTCGGCGGGAACCGCCCAGGCCAAGCAGGAGGCCCTCGAGGCCGCCGGCGTCAAGGTCGGCAAGACGCCGAGCGAGACCGCACGCCTCATGCGCGAGGTGCTGGCCGCGCTGTAG
- the sucC gene encoding ADP-forming succinate--CoA ligase subunit beta: MDLYEYQARDLFEQYGVPVLPGIVADTADEVRAAAEKLGGVVVVKAQVKVGGRGKAGGVKVAKNPDEAYEAAQAILGLDIKGHVVNRVMVAGGARIAQEYYFSVLLDRANRSYLSLTSFEGGMEIEQLAVEKPEALARIEVNPGTGLDLETAKEIAVAAKFPAELVDKVAPVFVKLYEVYTGEDATLVEVNPLVLTEEGDIIALDGKVTLDENADFRHPNHAELEDAAAADPLEAKAKESDLNYVKLDGQVGVIGNGAGLVMSTLDVVAYAGENHGGVKPANFLDIGGGASAAVMAAGLDVILGDEQVKSVFVNVFGGITACDAVANGIVGALETLGEHANKPLVVRLDGNNVVEGRRILTDYNHPLVTLAATMDEGADKAAELANAAA; the protein is encoded by the coding sequence GTGGATCTTTACGAGTACCAGGCCAGAGACCTGTTCGAACAGTACGGAGTCCCGGTCCTTCCGGGCATCGTCGCGGACACCGCTGATGAGGTGCGGGCTGCGGCAGAGAAGCTGGGCGGCGTCGTCGTCGTCAAGGCGCAGGTCAAGGTCGGTGGCCGCGGCAAGGCCGGCGGCGTCAAGGTGGCCAAGAACCCCGACGAGGCCTACGAGGCCGCGCAGGCCATCCTCGGTCTCGACATCAAGGGACACGTCGTCAACCGCGTCATGGTCGCCGGCGGCGCGCGCATCGCGCAGGAGTACTACTTCTCCGTGCTGCTCGACCGGGCCAACCGTTCCTACCTCTCGCTCACGAGCTTCGAGGGCGGCATGGAGATCGAGCAGCTCGCCGTCGAGAAGCCGGAGGCACTCGCGCGCATCGAGGTGAACCCGGGCACCGGCCTCGACCTCGAGACCGCCAAGGAGATCGCCGTCGCCGCGAAGTTCCCGGCCGAGCTCGTCGACAAGGTCGCCCCCGTCTTCGTCAAGCTCTACGAGGTCTACACCGGCGAGGACGCGACCCTGGTCGAGGTGAACCCGCTCGTGCTCACCGAGGAGGGCGACATCATCGCCCTCGACGGCAAGGTCACCCTCGACGAGAACGCCGACTTCCGTCACCCGAACCACGCCGAGCTCGAGGATGCCGCCGCAGCGGACCCGCTCGAGGCGAAGGCCAAGGAATCGGACCTCAACTACGTCAAGCTCGACGGACAGGTCGGTGTGATCGGAAACGGTGCCGGACTCGTCATGTCGACCCTCGACGTCGTCGCCTACGCCGGTGAGAACCACGGCGGCGTGAAGCCGGCCAACTTCCTCGACATCGGCGGTGGAGCATCCGCGGCCGTCATGGCAGCCGGCCTCGACGTCATTCTCGGCGACGAGCAGGTCAAGAGCGTCTTCGTGAACGTCTTCGGCGGCATCACCGCCTGCGACGCCGTGGCCAACGGCATCGTCGGAGCCCTCGAGACGCTCGGCGAGCACGCCAACAAGCCGCTCGTCGTGCGCCTGGACGGCAACAACGTCGTGGAGGGTCGCCGCATCCTCACCGACTACAACCACCCGCTCGTCACCCTCGCCGCCACCATGGACGAGGGCGCCGACAAGGCCGCCGAGCTCGCGAACGCCGCCGCGTAG
- a CDS encoding DUF72 domain-containing protein, producing the protein MADMHSPTARIGISGWVYAPWRGVFYPKGTIQRAELAYASRHVTSIEINGSFYSLQRPSSWARWRDETPDDFLFSVKGPRLVTHIRRLSGVETLLANFFASGLLTLGGKLGPVLWQLPPTLEFDEHLLDAFLRLLPRTTTDAASLAAAHDERLDGRSAFDLVEHRPLRHAVEVRHPSFRKDAWPELLRRHGVASVTADTAGKWPVIDETTADFGYARLHGDKVLYESGYDEAGLDRWEAWCRAHLSAGRDVHVYFDNDIKVRAPFDAMALIARLRG; encoded by the coding sequence ATGGCAGACATGCACTCTCCGACGGCACGCATCGGGATCTCCGGGTGGGTGTACGCGCCGTGGCGCGGCGTGTTCTACCCCAAGGGCACCATCCAGAGGGCGGAGCTCGCCTACGCGTCCCGTCACGTGACGTCGATCGAGATCAACGGGTCCTTCTACTCCCTGCAGCGGCCGTCGAGCTGGGCGCGCTGGCGTGATGAGACCCCCGATGACTTCCTGTTCTCCGTGAAGGGTCCGCGACTCGTCACCCACATCCGTCGCCTCAGCGGGGTGGAGACCCTACTCGCCAACTTCTTCGCCTCCGGGCTGCTCACCCTCGGCGGGAAGCTGGGACCGGTCCTGTGGCAGCTGCCGCCCACCCTCGAGTTCGATGAGCACCTCCTCGACGCCTTCCTCCGGCTCCTCCCCCGCACGACGACGGATGCCGCAAGCCTGGCCGCGGCGCACGACGAACGACTCGACGGGCGCAGCGCCTTCGATCTGGTGGAGCACCGTCCGCTGCGCCATGCCGTCGAGGTGCGCCATCCCTCGTTCAGGAAGGATGCCTGGCCAGAGCTTCTGCGGCGTCACGGCGTGGCATCCGTCACCGCCGACACGGCCGGAAAGTGGCCGGTCATCGACGAGACGACGGCCGACTTCGGCTACGCCAGGCTGCACGGGGACAAGGTCCTCTACGAGAGCGGCTACGACGAGGCCGGGCTCGACCGCTGGGAGGCCTGGTGCCGTGCCCACCTCTCCGCAGGACGGGACGTGCATGTGTACTTCGACAACGACATCAAGGTGCGGGCTCCCTTCGACGCCATGGCGCTGATCGCCCGGCTTCGGGGCTGA